A window of the Streptomyces sp. NBC_00250 genome harbors these coding sequences:
- a CDS encoding helix-turn-helix transcriptional regulator, with amino-acid sequence MTIVAAVPTQRRRRPELAAFLRSRRARVTPEDVGMPPGLRRRTPGLRREEVAQLSGVGVTWYTWLEQGRPINASAQVLDAVARTLRLDRPEREHLYHLAEVPYAPERSGSDVAVVSPEIQGILDALDPHPAVLYNARYDVLATNAMYELLFFQEGRNDLDTGPFGIRNVLWALFSDTGPTCPVVDRKRELPLMVAQLRGAYGRHVGEPAWEEYVRALAEASPEFARLWRSGDVVPPGTRVKTFRHALTGELRLSSVSLSVNGMPECRIVAYTPNDEESRHGLTSLRKVTERRIPPPAGDGIR; translated from the coding sequence GTGACGATCGTGGCAGCAGTACCGACACAGCGACGCCGACGGCCGGAGCTGGCCGCGTTCCTGCGCAGCCGCCGGGCCAGGGTGACACCGGAGGACGTGGGGATGCCCCCGGGACTCCGCCGCCGCACGCCGGGGCTGCGCCGTGAGGAGGTCGCCCAGCTCTCCGGGGTCGGCGTCACCTGGTACACCTGGCTGGAGCAGGGGCGCCCGATCAACGCCTCGGCGCAGGTGCTCGACGCGGTCGCCAGGACGCTCCGGCTCGACCGACCCGAGCGCGAGCACCTCTACCACCTGGCCGAGGTGCCGTACGCGCCGGAGAGATCGGGTTCGGACGTGGCGGTGGTCAGCCCGGAGATCCAGGGCATCCTCGACGCCCTGGACCCGCACCCGGCGGTGCTCTACAACGCGCGGTACGACGTGCTCGCGACCAACGCCATGTACGAGCTGCTCTTCTTCCAGGAGGGCCGGAACGACCTGGACACCGGCCCGTTCGGCATACGCAACGTGCTGTGGGCGCTGTTCAGCGACACCGGACCCACCTGCCCGGTGGTCGACCGGAAGCGGGAGCTGCCGCTGATGGTGGCCCAGCTGCGGGGCGCGTACGGACGCCATGTCGGCGAGCCGGCCTGGGAGGAGTACGTACGGGCCCTCGCGGAGGCCAGCCCGGAGTTCGCCCGGCTCTGGCGCAGCGGCGACGTGGTCCCGCCGGGGACGCGGGTGAAGACCTTCCGTCACGCGCTGACCGGCGAGCTCCGGTTGTCCTCGGTCTCCCTCTCGGTGAACGGGATGCCGGAGTGCCGGATCGTGGCCTACACGCCGAACGACGAGGAGAGCCGCCACGGGCTCACGTCCCTGCGAAAGGTGACGGAACGACGAATCCCGCCCCCTGCTGGGGACGGGATCCGGTGA
- a CDS encoding MFS transporter, which yields MTSTATRPVLSKDGGTDNRPGLLLGVVLAAQFMALLDVFIVNVAAPTIRAELSASGAALQLVVAGYTIAYAVLLITGARLGDLVGHRRMYLGGLALFTVASLACGLAADTGQLIAFRFAQGVGSALMIPQVLSLIQRNFTGERRVRALSAYSAVLATGAAAGQVVGGVLVSADLFGTGWRPVFLVNVPIGIALLVLGARVLPRDTRTAPTRARALDLPGLVLLAAAVSLLTVPLVLGQEQDWPLWSWLSLGASLVLLALFGAYESRLARRGGAPLIAPRVLRLPGMGRAVLWITVSMGVNAGFLFTLTLHLQGGLGHSALRAGLTFGPAAVVFGAIGLTWRRWPARLHRALVPGGFLLAAAGALAVGGLLADGGTGGWGLYPALGAFGAGVSLAFSPALTGALATVRPEDAADASGLLATVTQLGQLIGVAAFGTLFLGATAGSGARNSADALWATMIALAVAAAVGAVAGPWRRAR from the coding sequence ATGACCTCGACCGCAACACGTCCCGTACTCAGTAAAGACGGTGGCACCGACAACCGCCCCGGACTGCTGCTCGGAGTGGTTCTCGCCGCCCAGTTCATGGCGCTCCTCGACGTCTTCATCGTCAACGTCGCCGCCCCCACGATCCGTGCCGAGCTCTCCGCCTCCGGAGCCGCGCTCCAGCTCGTCGTCGCCGGATACACCATCGCCTACGCGGTGTTGCTGATCACCGGCGCGCGCCTCGGCGACCTCGTCGGGCACCGCCGGATGTACCTCGGCGGCCTCGCCCTCTTCACCGTGGCCTCCCTCGCCTGCGGACTCGCCGCCGACACGGGGCAGTTGATCGCCTTCCGGTTCGCGCAGGGCGTGGGGTCGGCCCTGATGATCCCTCAGGTGCTGAGCCTCATCCAGCGCAACTTCACCGGCGAGCGCCGGGTCCGGGCCCTCAGTGCCTACTCCGCGGTCCTGGCCACCGGCGCCGCCGCGGGACAGGTGGTCGGCGGTGTCCTGGTGAGCGCCGACCTCTTCGGCACCGGCTGGCGCCCCGTCTTCCTCGTCAACGTGCCGATCGGCATCGCGCTGCTCGTCCTCGGCGCCCGGGTCCTGCCCCGCGACACCCGGACGGCACCCACGCGGGCGCGTGCCCTCGATCTGCCGGGTCTCGTCCTGCTCGCCGCCGCCGTGTCCCTGCTGACCGTCCCCCTGGTCCTCGGCCAGGAGCAGGACTGGCCGCTGTGGTCCTGGCTCTCGCTCGGCGCCTCCCTGGTCCTCCTCGCCCTCTTCGGCGCGTACGAGTCGCGGCTCGCCCGGCGCGGCGGCGCCCCGCTCATCGCCCCGCGCGTGCTGCGGCTCCCCGGCATGGGGCGGGCCGTCCTCTGGATCACCGTCTCGATGGGAGTCAACGCCGGCTTCCTGTTCACCCTCACCCTGCATCTGCAGGGCGGGCTGGGACACAGCGCCCTGCGCGCCGGACTCACCTTCGGTCCCGCCGCCGTCGTCTTCGGCGCCATCGGGCTGACCTGGCGGCGCTGGCCGGCCAGGCTGCACCGCGCGCTGGTCCCGGGCGGCTTCCTGCTGGCCGCCGCGGGAGCCCTCGCCGTCGGCGGGCTGCTCGCGGACGGCGGCACGGGCGGCTGGGGCCTCTATCCGGCCCTGGGCGCGTTCGGCGCGGGTGTCTCGCTGGCCTTCAGCCCGGCCCTGACCGGCGCGCTGGCCACCGTACGACCGGAGGACGCGGCCGACGCGAGCGGACTGCTCGCGACCGTCACCCAGCTCGGTCAGCTCATCGGGGTCGCCGCGTTCGGGACCCTTTTCCTCGGTGCGACGGCCGGATCCGGGGCGCGGAACTCCGCCGACGCACTGTGGGCGACCATGATCGCCCTGGCTGTCGCCGCCGCTGTCGGCGCGGTGGCCGGACCGTGGCGCCGAGCACGCTGA
- a CDS encoding glycosyltransferase 87 family protein — MSVSVLSKTRARPWPLATAAAICLLSFAAFWVAQRLAHVNMLDVMVYRAEGETVRAGGDLYAMRATSANLGMTYPPFAALLFVPLTLVSVPLMRTLTTAGNLLLVVALVQLSIQLVRPSLSRTDLWRTTLWVAAVVVWCEPVWTTLRYGQINLLIAVAVLWDLTRRQGSRWAGLGIGLATAVKLTPGLFVVLLLVVGVLLWRRDRTWNTWLRTAVTATGVFLGTTLAVALVLPADSKRFWTETLFETGRVGFAEETANQSIRGVLARMMHTDDPGMWWAVTAAVLGGVAMVLAVRAALRGDKAVAVVVCAFTALMISPISWSHHWVWCVPLLILLADRATHVWPVTGAVGLAFASFALWWVPHDPGRPELDQNVGQMVLSAVYPLTTTALLVGYVLTLRRQAVAKE, encoded by the coding sequence GTGTCCGTCTCCGTGCTCTCCAAGACCCGCGCCCGGCCCTGGCCCCTGGCCACCGCCGCGGCGATCTGCCTGCTCTCCTTCGCGGCCTTCTGGGTGGCGCAACGCCTCGCCCACGTGAACATGCTCGACGTGATGGTCTACCGGGCGGAGGGCGAGACGGTCCGGGCCGGCGGGGACCTGTACGCGATGCGCGCCACCTCCGCGAACCTCGGCATGACCTACCCGCCGTTCGCGGCGCTGCTGTTCGTCCCGCTGACCCTGGTGAGCGTGCCGCTGATGCGGACGCTCACCACCGCGGGGAACCTGCTCCTGGTGGTGGCACTGGTCCAGCTGTCGATCCAGCTGGTCCGCCCGTCGCTGTCCCGTACGGACCTGTGGCGTACGACACTGTGGGTCGCCGCGGTCGTGGTCTGGTGCGAACCGGTCTGGACGACCCTGCGGTACGGCCAGATCAACCTGCTCATAGCGGTGGCGGTGCTCTGGGACCTCACCCGGCGCCAGGGCAGCCGTTGGGCCGGTCTGGGCATCGGCCTGGCGACCGCGGTGAAGCTCACACCGGGGCTCTTCGTGGTCCTGCTGCTCGTCGTGGGCGTGCTGCTGTGGCGCCGTGACCGGACCTGGAACACCTGGCTGCGTACCGCGGTGACGGCGACCGGGGTGTTCCTCGGGACGACGCTGGCCGTCGCGCTCGTCCTGCCGGCGGACTCGAAGCGGTTCTGGACGGAGACGCTGTTCGAGACCGGCCGGGTGGGCTTCGCGGAGGAGACCGCCAACCAGTCGATCCGCGGGGTCCTGGCCCGGATGATGCACACCGACGACCCGGGGATGTGGTGGGCGGTGACCGCGGCCGTCCTGGGCGGAGTGGCGATGGTGCTCGCGGTGCGGGCCGCGCTGCGCGGCGACAAGGCGGTGGCGGTGGTCGTCTGCGCGTTCACGGCGCTGATGATCAGCCCGATCTCCTGGTCCCACCACTGGGTCTGGTGTGTGCCGCTGCTGATCCTGCTCGCGGACCGTGCCACGCACGTGTGGCCGGTGACGGGGGCGGTGGGCCTGGCGTTCGCGTCGTTCGCCCTGTGGTGGGTTCCGCACGACCCGGGCCGGCCCGAACTGGACCAGAACGTGGGTCAGATGGTGCTGTCCGCCGTCTATCCGCTGACGACGACGGCGCTGCTCGTGGGGTACGTGCTGACGCTGCGGCGTCAGGCCGTGGCGAAGGAGTAG
- the leuS gene encoding leucine--tRNA ligase translates to MTEINTAAETAAPHRYTAAMAADIEARWQDFWDAEGTYEAPNPTGDLAGDPAVAARPKKFIMDMFPYPSGAGLHVGHPLGYIATDVFARHARMTGHNVLHTLGFDAFGLPAEQYAVQTGTHPRVSTEANMENMKVQLRRLGLGHDKRRSFATIDPEYYKWTQWIFLQIFNSWYDDEAAKARPIAELIEQFENGTREVPGTTRAWSELSAAERSDVLGEYRLAYASDAPVNWCPGLGTVLANEEVTADGRSERGNFPVFKSKLRQWNMRITAYADRLLDDLDALDWPEAIKLQQRNWIGRSEGARVDFQVGDTGAITVFTTRQDTLFGATYMVLAPEHDLVEKIVPATWPEGTHDVWTGGHATPSEAVDAYRKQAASKSDVERQADAKEKTGVFTGAYATNPVSGEQVPVFIADYVLMGYGTGAIMAVPAHDSRDFAFARAFELPMRCVVEPSDDRGTDPSTWDEAFSSYEAKLVNSSNEDIALDGLGVVDAKAKITAWLADHGIGEGTVNFRLRDWLFSRQRYWGEPFPIVYDEDGVAHSLPESMLPLELPEVEDYSPRTFDPNDADTQPETPLSRNEDWVHVTLDLGDGAGPRRYRRETNTMPNWAGSCWYELRYLDPHNSEKLVDPAVEQYWMGPREGMPTGGVDLYVGGAEHAVLHLLYARFWSKMLFDLGHISSAEPFHKLYNQGMIQAFVYRDARGIAVPAAEVEERDGGFWYEGEKVSRVLGKMGKSLKNAVTPDEICSEYGADTLRLYEMAMGPLDVSRPWDTRAVIGQYRLLQRLWRNIVDESTGEVTVVDTAPDEDTLRALHKAIDGVGQDMVAMRFNTAIAKITELNNHLTKSGGALSRPVAEQLVLLVAPLAPHISEELWRKLGHRESVVHQGFPVADPAYVVDETVTCVVQIKGKVKARLEVSPSITDADLETLALADPHVVAALGGAEIRKVIVRAPKLVNIVA, encoded by the coding sequence ATGACCGAGATCAATACGGCCGCCGAGACGGCGGCCCCGCATCGCTACACGGCGGCCATGGCCGCCGACATCGAGGCACGCTGGCAGGACTTCTGGGACGCCGAGGGCACGTACGAGGCCCCGAACCCCACCGGTGACCTGGCGGGCGACCCCGCGGTCGCCGCCCGGCCCAAGAAGTTCATCATGGACATGTTCCCGTACCCCTCGGGTGCGGGCCTGCACGTCGGCCACCCGCTCGGCTACATCGCCACGGACGTCTTCGCCCGCCACGCGCGCATGACCGGCCACAACGTGCTGCACACCCTGGGCTTCGACGCCTTCGGCCTGCCGGCCGAGCAGTACGCCGTGCAGACGGGCACGCACCCGCGCGTGTCCACCGAGGCCAACATGGAGAACATGAAGGTCCAGCTGCGCCGGCTGGGTCTGGGCCACGACAAGCGCCGGTCGTTCGCCACGATCGACCCCGAGTACTACAAGTGGACCCAGTGGATCTTCCTGCAGATCTTCAACTCCTGGTACGACGACGAGGCCGCCAAGGCCCGTCCGATCGCCGAGCTGATCGAGCAGTTCGAGAACGGCACGCGTGAGGTTCCCGGCACCACGCGCGCGTGGAGCGAGCTGAGCGCCGCCGAGCGCTCCGACGTCCTGGGTGAGTACCGCCTGGCGTACGCCTCCGACGCGCCCGTCAACTGGTGCCCCGGCCTGGGCACGGTCCTGGCCAACGAGGAGGTCACCGCCGACGGCCGCTCCGAGCGCGGCAACTTCCCCGTCTTCAAGTCCAAGCTGCGCCAGTGGAACATGCGGATCACCGCCTACGCGGACCGCCTGCTGGACGACCTGGACGCGCTGGACTGGCCCGAGGCCATCAAGCTGCAGCAGCGGAACTGGATCGGCCGCTCCGAGGGCGCCCGCGTCGACTTCCAGGTCGGCGACACCGGTGCGATCACCGTCTTCACCACCCGCCAGGACACCCTGTTCGGCGCCACCTACATGGTCCTGGCGCCCGAGCACGACCTGGTCGAGAAGATCGTTCCGGCCACCTGGCCCGAGGGCACCCACGACGTGTGGACCGGCGGACACGCCACCCCGTCCGAGGCCGTCGACGCCTACCGCAAGCAGGCCGCCTCCAAGTCCGACGTCGAGCGGCAGGCCGACGCCAAGGAGAAGACCGGCGTCTTCACCGGCGCGTACGCGACCAACCCGGTCAGCGGCGAGCAGGTCCCGGTCTTCATCGCCGACTACGTCCTGATGGGCTACGGCACCGGCGCCATCATGGCCGTCCCCGCGCACGACAGCCGCGACTTCGCCTTCGCGCGCGCCTTCGAGCTGCCGATGCGCTGCGTCGTGGAGCCGAGCGACGACCGCGGCACCGACCCGTCGACCTGGGACGAGGCCTTCTCCTCGTACGAGGCCAAGCTGGTCAACTCCTCGAACGAGGACATCGCCCTGGACGGCCTGGGCGTCGTCGACGCCAAGGCCAAGATCACCGCCTGGCTGGCCGACCACGGCATCGGCGAGGGCACCGTCAACTTCCGGCTGCGCGACTGGCTGTTCAGCCGCCAGCGGTACTGGGGCGAGCCCTTCCCGATCGTCTACGACGAGGACGGTGTCGCCCACTCGCTGCCCGAGTCGATGCTGCCGCTGGAGCTGCCGGAGGTCGAGGACTACTCGCCGCGCACCTTCGACCCGAACGACGCGGACACCCAGCCGGAGACCCCGCTGTCCCGGAACGAGGACTGGGTCCACGTCACCCTGGACCTGGGTGACGGCGCCGGTCCGCGCCGCTACCGCCGCGAGACCAACACCATGCCCAACTGGGCCGGTTCCTGCTGGTACGAGCTGCGCTACCTGGACCCGCACAACTCCGAGAAGCTGGTCGACCCGGCCGTCGAGCAGTACTGGATGGGCCCCCGCGAGGGCATGCCCACCGGTGGCGTCGACCTGTACGTCGGCGGCGCCGAGCACGCCGTGCTGCACCTGCTGTACGCGCGCTTCTGGTCCAAGATGCTGTTCGACCTGGGCCACATCTCCTCGGCCGAGCCGTTCCACAAGCTGTACAACCAGGGCATGATCCAGGCCTTCGTCTACCGGGACGCGCGCGGGATCGCCGTGCCGGCGGCCGAGGTCGAGGAGCGGGACGGCGGCTTCTGGTACGAGGGCGAGAAGGTCAGCCGCGTCCTGGGCAAGATGGGCAAGTCCCTCAAGAACGCCGTGACGCCGGACGAGATCTGCTCCGAGTACGGTGCCGACACCCTGCGCCTGTACGAGATGGCGATGGGCCCGCTGGACGTCTCCCGTCCCTGGGACACGCGCGCGGTGATCGGCCAGTACCGGCTGCTGCAGCGACTGTGGCGCAACATCGTCGACGAGTCGACCGGTGAGGTCACCGTCGTCGACACCGCGCCCGACGAGGACACGCTGCGTGCCCTGCACAAGGCGATCGACGGTGTCGGTCAGGACATGGTCGCGATGCGCTTCAACACCGCCATCGCCAAGATCACCGAGCTGAACAACCACCTGACGAAGTCCGGCGGTGCGCTCTCCCGGCCGGTCGCCGAGCAGCTGGTGCTGCTGGTCGCCCCGCTGGCCCCGCACATCTCCGAGGAGCTGTGGCGCAAGCTGGGCCACCGCGAGTCGGTCGTCCACCAGGGCTTCCCGGTCGCCGACCCGGCGTACGTC